A segment of the Fusobacterium simiae genome:
TCAACACCAGATACACCATCATATTGTAATTTTCCTCCTCCAGCAAGCCCACCAAAGTTAAAAAAATATGCTCCTTTTTCATCTGTTGATGTCAATGCAATGTTTGGAATTAGTTGATTTAGTCTTGCTTTATGTTCTTTTCCAAAATAAGACATTTTTTCATGACCATGTGCAAGTTGTAAACCTAAATGAATATATTTTCCTTTTTCTAATCTTCCAAGTCCAGCGGGATTGTAATAAGGAGATACTCCATTAATCATACCTGTTTGAGCTTGGTTAGCTAGATAGTCTGGGCTATATGTTTGGATATGGTCTATTGATGAACCATATAGTCCACTTGATAATATTGCTAAAAGCAATAATAATCTTTTCATTTTTTCCCTCCATATGTATTTTGTGAAAACACTTCTTTTAAAAATAATATAACATACATAATATAACAGATGTTTTTTTTGTTGTCAAATATTTTTATATTTTAGAAGTTCCTCAATGGATTCTTTACAAACTTGAAGCATTTTATCAATTTCTTCATAAGTTATAACATATGGAGGCATAAAGTAAACACTATTTCCAATAGGTCTAACAAAAACGCCTTTTTTTAATGCTAAATTGTATATTTCTCTACCAATTCGAATATTTGGAAGAAGATTATCTTTCAATTCAATAGCTCCTATAAGTCCAATATTTCTAATATCTTTTATATATGATTTATCTTTAAAGATTTCTTCCATTTTATTTTTTAAATAAGTACCTTTTTCATTTATAGTTTTTAGAACATTATCTTCTTTAAATATTTTTAAAACTTCTAAGGCTATTTTACAACCTAAAGGATTTCCTGAGTATGTGTGAGAATGTAAAAAGGATTTTCCTTCTTTATAATCAGCATAAAAAGCGTTAAAAATATCTGTTGTAATACAAAGCATAGCTATTGGATAGTAACCTGATGATAAACCTTTTGCAATACATATCATATCTGGCTCTATTCCTGCATGTTCACAAGCAAACATTTTGCCAGTTCTTCCAAAGCCCATAGCTATTTCATCATCAATCAAATGAATATTATATTTCTTTGTTAAATCTCTTGCAGCTTTTAAAAATCTAGCAGAATATATTTTTATACCTGCTGCACCTTGTACAATAGGTTCAACTATCATACAAGCAATTTCATTGTGATTTTTTATGATTAAATCTTCTAATTCTTTTATACATTTATCTTCAAGTTTTATAAATTCATCAGTAGATAATTTAGAATCTATATAGGGAACTCTAACTTTTCTACCTTCTTTAATTAAAGGTCTGTATGTTTCAGTGAATATATCTACATCTCCGACTCCTAAAGCTCCTATTGTTTCTCCATGATAGGCATTTTCAAGAGAAATAAATTTTGTTTTTTGTGGATTTCCAGTTTGTAAATGGTATTGGAAGCTCAATTTTAAAGCCATTTCAATACAAGAAGAACCATTATCTGAGAATAAAAATTTATTAATTCCCTTAGGTAAAACCTTTGTAAGCTCTTCACATAATTCAGCTGCTGGCTCATGAGCAAAATTAGCAAAAATAACATGTTCTAATGTGTTTACTTGTTCAGAGATAACTTTATTTATTCTTTTATTACAATGTCCAAATAAATTTACCCACCAACTAGATATACAGTCCATATATTTATTTCCATTTTCATCTATTAAATAAATTCCTTCGCCTTTTTTTATAACTAAGGGTGGATTTTCTTCAAAATCTTTCATTTGAGCACAAGGATGAAAAACATATTTTAAATCTTTTTTTTGTAATTCAGATAAATTATCATTCATTATTAAAACTCCTTTCAATTTATCAAATAAAAAGCTATTACAAATCTTAAAATGCATAAAAAATAGTTCGTTACTAGCCAGATTTCTTAACGGACAAAAATTAAGAATTCACTGCAAATTCACTATCTGTAAGAAGCTCTAAACGAGTAAACTCATTAAGTGCTTCTAAGATCACTTCGTTCAGACACAGTGAAATTTGCTCGGCTCATTCTATTTAATTTTTTTCCTAAAATCTGGAATGTAACTCACTTATTTTTTATTAACATTTCTATAATAAATTTGTAATAGCTTTTCTATTTTAATTAAAAAATTTCTCTATTTCTTTTTCAGAAATTTCCTTTTGTCCATTTTTAATAATCATATAATTTCCTATTTTAGATAATTCTAAAATAACCTTTATATTGTCATCTTCAAAAAATTGTCCTCTATAGTTGTTAAATACTAAGCCATGTAATTTTATTTCCATACTGTTAAGTGCATTCAAAGTAAGCATAGTATGATTTATTGCTCCTACTCTTGTTCCACACACTAAAACAACAGGAAGATTAAATAATTTAATTAAATCGTAAATATAAAATTTATCTCTAATTAAAGGAACATAAAGTCCACCTGCTCCCTCAACTAAAACATTAGAGTATTTTTTCTTTAAATCTTCATAATGCTTTTTTATATTTTCTATTTCTATTCTTGTTCCTTCCATTTCAGAAGCTAAATGTGGAGAAACTTCTTCTTCTAAAGTATAGGTTACCATGGAATTATCATAGTCAATACCTATAAAATTTGTTAAGAAGTCTACATCAGGTGCAGTTAATTTTCCATCCTTTAAAAAGCAGCCACTTTGTATAGGTTTATAATATTGAAAATTATGTTTTTTTAAAGTTTTGTATAATAAAGTACTTACATATGTTTTTCCAACATCGGTGTCTGTACCTATGACAAAAAAATCTTTAAATTTCATAACCTAACTCCTCTATCATTTTTTTATCAGTTTCTATTGTTGTTCCAGTAGTTGTTAAAAAATTTCCAGTAAGTGCAGAATTAATTCCACATCTTAAACCAGTTTTTACATATTCTCCTAATTTTATTCTTCCTCCACCATACCTTAAATAAGTTTCAGGCATTATAAAACGATAAATAGATATAGTTTTTAAAATTTCTAATGGTTCTATTGGTTCATTATTTTCAAATGGAGTTCCTGGGATAGGAGTTAAAACATTTATTGGAACAGAACAAATTTCTAAAGCTCTTAGATCAAATGCCATATCTATTCTATCTTCAATAGTTTCTCCTAAACCGAATATTCCTCCGCTGCAAACATCTAAACCAACTGCTTTTGCATTCTTAATAGTGTTAATTCTATCATCATAAGTATGTGATGTACAAACATTAGGGTAAAATCTTCTTGAAGATTCTAAGTTATGATGGTAAGTTAAAACTCCTGCATCAGCCAATTTTTGCAAAGCCTCTTTTGTACAAATTCCATGAGAAGCACAAAGCTCTAATTTTCCAGTGTGTTCTCCTATATATTTATAAATTTCAACCAATTTATCTAATTCTTTTTCATTTCCATTAAGTCCTCTACCACTTGTTACAAGAGAAAATCTATGAGCACCCTCATTTTCATTTCTTTTAGCTTCACAAAGTGCTAATTCTTTTGAAATAAGTCCATAGACATCTGCTCCTGTTTTAAAATGAATAGACTGTGCACAGTACTTGCAGTTCTCAGAGCATTTACCAGATTTTGCATTAATAATAGTGCATAAATCAAAATATTTTCCAC
Coding sequences within it:
- the bioA gene encoding adenosylmethionine--8-amino-7-oxononanoate transaminase; amino-acid sequence: MNDNLSELQKKDLKYVFHPCAQMKDFEENPPLVIKKGEGIYLIDENGNKYMDCISSWWVNLFGHCNKRINKVISEQVNTLEHVIFANFAHEPAAELCEELTKVLPKGINKFLFSDNGSSCIEMALKLSFQYHLQTGNPQKTKFISLENAYHGETIGALGVGDVDIFTETYRPLIKEGRKVRVPYIDSKLSTDEFIKLEDKCIKELEDLIIKNHNEIACMIVEPIVQGAAGIKIYSARFLKAARDLTKKYNIHLIDDEIAMGFGRTGKMFACEHAGIEPDMICIAKGLSSGYYPIAMLCITTDIFNAFYADYKEGKSFLHSHTYSGNPLGCKIALEVLKIFKEDNVLKTINEKGTYLKNKMEEIFKDKSYIKDIRNIGLIGAIELKDNLLPNIRIGREIYNLALKKGVFVRPIGNSVYFMPPYVITYEEIDKMLQVCKESIEELLKYKNI
- the bioD gene encoding dethiobiotin synthase, with the translated sequence MKFKDFFVIGTDTDVGKTYVSTLLYKTLKKHNFQYYKPIQSGCFLKDGKLTAPDVDFLTNFIGIDYDNSMVTYTLEEEVSPHLASEMEGTRIEIENIKKHYEDLKKKYSNVLVEGAGGLYVPLIRDKFYIYDLIKLFNLPVVLVCGTRVGAINHTMLTLNALNSMEIKLHGLVFNNYRGQFFEDDNIKVILELSKIGNYMIIKNGQKEISEKEIEKFFN
- the bioB gene encoding biotin synthase BioB, which translates into the protein MLKEKNSAGGGKFNFFNFLKEKENNKAEPINVKEFILYLKNKIINEKYEITREEAIFLSQIPNNDIETLNTLFDTADQIREAFCGKYFDLCTIINAKSGKCSENCKYCAQSIHFKTGADVYGLISKELALCEAKRNENEGAHRFSLVTSGRGLNGNEKELDKLVEIYKYIGEHTGKLELCASHGICTKEALQKLADAGVLTYHHNLESSRRFYPNVCTSHTYDDRINTIKNAKAVGLDVCSGGIFGLGETIEDRIDMAFDLRALEICSVPINVLTPIPGTPFENNEPIEPLEILKTISIYRFIMPETYLRYGGGRIKLGEYVKTGLRCGINSALTGNFLTTTGTTIETDKKMIEELGYEI